The following are encoded together in the Ictalurus punctatus breed USDA103 chromosome 1, Coco_2.0, whole genome shotgun sequence genome:
- the tubb5 gene encoding tubulin beta-5 chain: MREIVHIQAGQCGNQIGAKFWEVISDEHGIDPTGTYHGDSDLQLDRISVYYNEATGGKYVPRAILVDLEPGTMDSVRSGPFGQIFRPDNFVFGQSGAGNNWAKGHYTEGAELVDSVLDVVRKESESCDCLQGFQLTHSLGGGTGSGMGTLLISKIREEYPDRIMNTFSVVPSPKVSDTVVEPYNATLSVHQLVENTDETYCIDNEALYDICFRTLKLTTPTYGDLNHLVSATMSGVTTCLRFPGQLNADLRKLAVNMVPFPRLHFFMPGFAPLTSRGSQQYRALTVPELTQQVFDAKNMMAACDPRHGRYLTVAAVFRGRMSMKEVDEQMLNVQNKNSSYFVEWIPNNVKTAVCDIPPRGLKMAVTFIGNSTAIQELFKRISEQFTAMFRRKAFLHWYTGEGMDEMEFTEAESNMNDLVSEYQQYQDATAEEEGEFEEEAEEVA, encoded by the exons tTCTGGGAGGTGATCAGCGATGAACACGGCATCGACCCGACAGGAACCTACCATGGGGACAGCGACCTGCAGCTCGACAGAATCAGCGTCTACTATAACGAGGCTACAG GAGGTAAATATGTGCCCCGAGCTATTCTAGTTGACCTGGAGCCCGGCACCATGGACTCAGTCCGCTCCGGACCCTTTGGACAGATCTTCAGACCTGACAACTTTGTGTTTG GTCAGAGTGGTGCTGGTAATAACTGGGCTAAAGGCCACTACACAGAGGGAGCCGAGCTGGTGGATTCTGTCCTGGATGTGGTGCGTAAGGAGTCTGAAAGCTGCGATTGCCTCCAGGGCTTCCAGCTCACCCACTCGCTGGGTGGCGGCACTGGATCTGGTATGGGCACACTGCTCATCAGCAAGATCCGCGAGGAGTATCCCGACCGCATCATGAACACCTTCAGCGTGGTGCCTTCTCCTAAAGTGTCTGACACAGTGGTGGAGCCCTACAACGCAACGCTGTCCGTCCATCAGCTGGTGGAGAACACAGATGAGACATACTGCATTGACAACGAAGCTCTGTACGACATCTGTTTCCGCACTCTGAAACTTACCACTCCCACTTACGGCGACCTGAACCACCTTGTCTCTGCTACCATGAGTGGCGTCACCACGTGCCTCCGCTTCCCCGGGCAGCTCAACGCTGACCTGCGCAAGCTGGCTGTCAACATGGTGCCCTTCCCGCGTCTGCACTTCTTCATGCCTGGTTTCGCACCTCTTACCAGCAGGGGAAGCCAGCAGTACCGCGCACTCACCGTGCCCGAGCTCACGCAGCAGGTATTTGATGCCAAGAACATGATGGCTGCCTGTGATCCACGCCACGGTCGTTACCTGACCGTAGCCGCCGTCTTCCGCGGCCGCATGTCCATGAAGGAGGTGGATGAACAGATGCTCAACGTGCAGAACAAGAACAGCAGCTACTTCGTGGAATGGATCCCCAACAACGTCAAGACAGCCGTGTGTGACATCCCACCACGCGGTCTCAAGATGGCCGTCACCTTCATCGGTAACAGCACAGCCATCCAGGAGCTGTTCAAGCGCATCTCTGAGCAGTTCACCGCCATGTTCCGACGTAAGGCCTTCCTGCACTGGTACACAGGAGAGGGCATGGACGAGATGGAGTTCACTGAGGCTGAGAGCAACATGAATGACCTGGTGTCCGAGTACCAGCAGTATCAGGATGCTACAGCTGAAGAAGAGGGCGAGTTTGAAGAGGAGGCTGAGGAGGTCGCCTAA